A DNA window from Burkholderiales bacterium contains the following coding sequences:
- a CDS encoding 4a-hydroxytetrahydrobiopterin dehydratase, with protein MERKPEQVYSEQEIKERLAKELPHWYYEDGWIRRKYRTGSWKGTLMVVNTVGHLAEAAWHHPDLAVSYAFVIVKLVNHAAKGVTDKDFTLAKKIEEVIQWQPGKEDGPLEGTPNEDQRFKYIKYDE; from the coding sequence ATGGAAAGAAAACCCGAGCAGGTTTACTCCGAGCAGGAAATCAAGGAGCGGCTGGCCAAGGAATTGCCGCACTGGTATTACGAAGACGGCTGGATTCGCCGCAAATACCGCACCGGAAGCTGGAAAGGCACGCTCATGGTCGTGAACACGGTGGGGCATCTGGCCGAAGCGGCATGGCATCATCCCGATCTTGCGGTGTCCTACGCTTTCGTCATCGTGAAGCTCGTCAACCACGCGGCGAAGGGCGTCACCGACAAGGACTTCACGCTGGCGAAAAAAATAGAAGAAGTGATTCAATGGCAGCCGGGCAAGGAAGACGGCCCGCTCGAAGGAACACCGAACGAAGATCAACGGTTCAAATACATCAAATACGACGAATAA